A window of Lentibacillus sp. Marseille-P4043 contains these coding sequences:
- a CDS encoding xanthine dehydrogenase family protein molybdopterin-binding subunit: MYKENFSVIGKDVQRVDVADKAFGRVKYTNDISIPGVLHAKLHTSSHAHAMITSIDTSKAWEVIGVHAILTGNDISFLVGPLLADRPILAVNKVRYYGEPVAMVVADTEHHAKQAINLIQVEYEPLPVINSPGQAVKHDAPLIHENLGDYQVQVEGVHAIPNTNIANRTKIRKGNIATAWEKSDVTIETDLSFSPADHAALETRVARVEILPDERVMIYSATQGPFYIKKLFSQFFNLDAGKISVHTPMVGGAFGGKGTVQLEFLAYLASRAVGGKMVKIENSREEDLITSPVHIGLEARVRLGASSDGKLQAAEYEFLFDSGAYSDMGAGMSKAGAVDCTGPYRIDNVTCDSHCVYTNHPYATSFRGFGHNELTFVMERAMDLLAEKLKMDPLELRLTNAIKPGDTTPTQTHLNASNIGDTAACLRKLKKLINWNEGQKIETADGKIRTKGISSFWKTSSTPPNATAGVILTFNRDGSVNLNCAAVEVGQGTKTVLAQLLAEKLKMDMKNIHVTMEVNTQYDPHQWKTVASSTTYLAGRAVIAAGEDVKKQLKNIGSVALKCAPSDLDVANGQIFLKDSPEYGIKIKDVAISYKYPNGNSVGGLIIGEGSHVVRHLTPLDPETGFGKPGPQWTVGAQAVEIEYDPTNFTYKILKAATVLDAGKVINPNAAIGQMRGGMYLGLSWASRESFTFDDAGRVLNPKLRSYDTLRFREAPEYLVDFVETPLVDGPYGARGIGEYGVIGMAGALVNSLSAACHTNLNQLPLTPELIWKKVNKESSNDRI; encoded by the coding sequence ATGTATAAGGAAAATTTTTCAGTTATAGGTAAAGATGTACAACGTGTTGATGTTGCGGATAAAGCTTTTGGCAGGGTGAAATACACGAACGACATTTCGATTCCGGGTGTGCTGCACGCTAAATTACATACGAGTTCGCATGCCCACGCAATGATTACTTCCATTGATACATCAAAAGCCTGGGAGGTCATAGGAGTTCATGCGATTTTAACTGGCAATGATATATCGTTTCTTGTTGGTCCACTTCTTGCTGACCGTCCAATTCTTGCTGTAAATAAGGTAAGGTATTACGGTGAACCAGTTGCCATGGTAGTTGCTGATACGGAACACCATGCTAAACAAGCTATAAATCTCATTCAAGTAGAGTATGAACCCTTACCGGTCATCAATTCACCTGGTCAAGCTGTGAAACATGATGCACCATTAATTCATGAAAATTTAGGTGATTACCAGGTACAAGTGGAAGGTGTTCATGCGATACCTAACACCAATATTGCCAACCGAACCAAAATCCGAAAAGGAAATATAGCTACAGCTTGGGAAAAAAGCGATGTTACGATTGAAACAGATCTATCCTTCTCCCCTGCTGACCATGCAGCACTAGAAACTAGAGTTGCCCGGGTAGAAATTCTTCCAGATGAACGGGTGATGATTTATTCAGCAACCCAAGGCCCTTTTTATATCAAGAAATTATTCAGTCAATTTTTCAACCTTGATGCAGGAAAAATTTCCGTACATACACCGATGGTTGGCGGAGCATTTGGTGGGAAAGGGACCGTACAATTGGAATTCCTTGCATATCTAGCTTCACGTGCGGTTGGAGGCAAAATGGTCAAAATTGAAAACAGTCGGGAGGAAGATTTAATCACCTCACCTGTACATATTGGACTTGAAGCCAGGGTTAGGCTTGGGGCATCCAGCGATGGGAAGTTACAAGCAGCGGAATACGAGTTTTTATTTGACAGTGGTGCCTATTCTGATATGGGGGCGGGCATGAGTAAAGCAGGTGCAGTTGATTGTACAGGACCATATCGAATCGACAATGTTACATGTGACTCCCATTGTGTTTATACAAATCATCCATATGCAACCTCGTTTCGCGGGTTCGGTCACAATGAGCTTACATTTGTTATGGAAAGAGCGATGGACTTGCTTGCTGAGAAATTAAAGATGGACCCACTAGAACTTAGACTGACAAACGCTATTAAACCAGGAGATACAACACCAACGCAAACCCATTTAAATGCAAGCAATATTGGTGATACTGCTGCATGCTTAAGGAAGCTTAAGAAATTAATTAATTGGAATGAAGGACAAAAAATAGAAACAGCAGATGGAAAGATCCGGACAAAGGGAATCAGTTCATTTTGGAAAACATCTAGTACTCCACCTAATGCTACTGCAGGTGTTATTTTAACATTTAATCGCGACGGAAGTGTTAATTTAAATTGTGCTGCAGTGGAAGTTGGTCAAGGGACGAAAACAGTACTTGCGCAACTTTTGGCTGAGAAACTTAAAATGGATATGAAAAATATTCATGTAACGATGGAAGTAAATACCCAGTATGATCCACATCAGTGGAAAACTGTCGCGAGTAGTACAACATATCTAGCTGGACGAGCGGTTATCGCAGCCGGTGAGGATGTTAAAAAACAACTGAAAAATATCGGATCTGTTGCATTAAAATGCGCCCCTAGTGACCTTGATGTAGCGAATGGACAAATTTTTCTAAAAGATAGTCCCGAGTACGGAATTAAAATTAAGGACGTTGCTATCAGCTATAAGTACCCGAATGGCAATTCTGTTGGGGGACTTATTATCGGCGAAGGATCTCATGTTGTTCGTCATTTAACACCATTGGATCCAGAAACAGGCTTTGGTAAACCAGGACCACAATGGACTGTCGGTGCACAGGCAGTTGAAATAGAATACGATCCGACGAACTTCACGTACAAAATTTTAAAAGCGGCAACTGTACTTGATGCTGGAAAAGTAATTAATCCAAATGCAGCAATTGGACAAATGCGCGGTGGTATGTATTTAGGCTTAAGCTGGGCGAGCAGAGAATCGTTTACATTCGATGATGCTGGACGTGTTTTAAATCCAAAGTTACGTTCTTACGATACGCTTCGCTTTCGTGAGGCTCCGGAATATTTAGTTGACTTCGTTGAAACGCCGCTCGTTGATGGTCCATATGGGGCACGGGGAATTGGCGAGTATGGGGTGATTGGAATGGCCGGTGCACTTGTTAATAGTCTATCTGCTGCTTGTCATACCAATCTTAATCAACTCCCTCTCACCCCTGAGCTGATTTGGAAAAAGGTTAATAAGGAGAGTTCCAATGATCGCATTTGA
- the deoB gene encoding phosphopentomutase, producing the protein MNQFKRVFLIVMDSVGIGEAPDAEKFNDVGADTYGHIAERMNGLKMPNMGKLGLSNIREIKGIEPAAEPTAYYTKMQEASNGKDTMTGHWEIMGLNIQKPFRTFPDGFPPELINELEEKTGRKVIGNKPASGTVILDELGEEHMKTGALIVYTSADSVLQIAAHEDIVPLDELYRICEIARELTLDERYMVGRVIARPFVGNPGAFERTSNRHDYALKPFGRTVMNELKDANYDVIALGKISDIYDGEGVTEAIRTKDNDDGMTKLVETMEKDFNGISFLNLVDFDAKYGHRRDPEGYGEALQAYDARLPEVLNKLTDEDLLMITADHGNDPIHHGTDHTREYVPLLVYHTNKSNKEKQLPLRETFADIGATIADNFDVKMPEHGKSFLDNIR; encoded by the coding sequence ATGAATCAATTTAAACGTGTATTTTTAATCGTAATGGACTCAGTTGGGATCGGTGAGGCACCAGATGCTGAGAAGTTTAATGATGTAGGTGCAGACACATATGGACATATCGCAGAACGGATGAACGGTTTGAAGATGCCAAACATGGGAAAATTAGGCTTGAGTAATATTCGAGAAATTAAAGGAATCGAGCCAGCAGCAGAACCAACGGCTTATTACACTAAAATGCAAGAAGCATCAAACGGGAAAGATACCATGACTGGTCACTGGGAAATCATGGGATTAAACATTCAAAAACCATTTCGTACATTTCCAGACGGATTCCCACCCGAATTAATCAATGAATTAGAGGAAAAAACCGGCCGTAAAGTGATTGGAAATAAACCAGCATCTGGGACAGTAATTCTTGATGAGCTCGGTGAGGAGCATATGAAAACAGGTGCATTAATTGTCTATACGTCAGCAGATTCCGTGTTGCAAATCGCCGCACATGAGGACATTGTGCCACTTGATGAATTGTATCGGATTTGTGAAATTGCCCGTGAATTAACATTGGACGAACGCTATATGGTCGGTCGCGTTATCGCACGGCCGTTTGTCGGTAACCCAGGTGCATTTGAACGCACATCTAACCGCCATGATTATGCATTAAAACCATTTGGACGTACCGTTATGAATGAGTTAAAAGATGCTAATTACGATGTTATCGCATTAGGGAAAATTTCTGATATTTATGATGGAGAAGGTGTCACGGAGGCAATTCGTACGAAAGACAATGATGACGGCATGACAAAACTAGTTGAGACAATGGAAAAAGACTTTAATGGAATTAGCTTTTTAAACTTAGTTGATTTTGATGCGAAATATGGCCACAGACGTGACCCGGAAGGCTACGGGGAAGCATTGCAAGCATATGATGCCAGACTCCCAGAAGTATTAAATAAACTTACGGATGAAGATTTGCTGATGATCACAGCTGACCATGGGAATGACCCAATCCATCATGGAACAGACCATACACGCGAATATGTGCCATTACTTGTTTATCATACAAACAAGAGTAACAAAGAAAAACAACTGCCACTTCGAGAAACATTTGCAGATATCGGCGCAACCATTGCGGATAACTTTGATGTAAAAATGCCTGAACACGGAAAAAGTTTTTTAGATAATATTCGCTAG
- a CDS encoding stage V sporulation protein AB: MISNSLICLAEIIIGFAGGLAVGGGFVAFLTVLGIIPRLIQLSKTDHLIRVYGACVIIGMLVGTYLSFTDITWNQPLIILILWGGFHGIFNGMLAAALTEVLNVFPLLSKRIGMEQQLLAFLMAIVFGKVAGSLFQWLVFVK, translated from the coding sequence ATGATAAGTAATAGCTTGATTTGTCTTGCGGAAATAATTATAGGATTTGCTGGAGGTCTTGCTGTTGGGGGTGGCTTTGTTGCCTTTTTAACCGTTTTAGGCATTATTCCCAGATTAATTCAATTAAGTAAAACTGATCATTTAATACGTGTTTATGGTGCATGCGTGATCATTGGTATGTTAGTTGGAACCTATCTTTCATTTACAGATATAACGTGGAATCAACCGCTGATTATATTAATTCTTTGGGGTGGATTTCATGGCATTTTCAACGGGATGTTGGCCGCAGCATTGACAGAGGTATTAAATGTTTTCCCGCTTCTTTCTAAACGAATAGGCATGGAACAGCAATTATTAGCATTTCTGATGGCAATCGTTTTTGGAAAAGTAGCTGGGTCGTTGTTTCAATGGCTCGTTTTTGTAAAGTAA
- a CDS encoding stage V sporulation protein AA, whose protein sequence is MVDIVYLRMKKNVETTDLQAVHLKDIAYLSTSSEHKTEMEETVLYRITKKDRNIVVIDSFLIIDHLRNKYPNLEFQLLGPNQTIIRIVKRKKAPNPLVVAFVWLLLFIGTAMTIMNFHYDVSMQEVQQRLHFLLTGEHNDYPLWIQIPYSIGLGLGMLLFFNHWFKKRFNEEPSPLEVEIFNYQQDLDQYVSYNENKLNDK, encoded by the coding sequence ATGGTCGATATTGTTTATTTGCGGATGAAAAAGAATGTGGAAACAACAGATTTGCAGGCCGTCCATTTAAAAGATATTGCCTATTTGTCAACGTCTTCCGAGCATAAAACCGAAATGGAAGAAACCGTCCTCTATAGGATTACGAAAAAAGACCGTAATATCGTTGTTATCGATAGCTTTTTAATCATTGACCATTTACGAAACAAGTATCCGAATTTGGAATTTCAGCTGTTAGGTCCAAATCAGACGATCATCCGGATTGTCAAACGAAAAAAGGCACCAAATCCTTTAGTTGTTGCGTTTGTATGGCTATTACTATTTATCGGAACAGCGATGACAATCATGAATTTTCATTATGATGTCAGTATGCAAGAGGTTCAGCAAAGACTTCATTTTTTGCTAACCGGTGAGCATAATGACTATCCGCTATGGATTCAAATACCATATTCAATCGGACTCGGACTCGGCATGTTATTATTTTTCAATCACTGGTTTAAAAAACGGTTTAATGAGGAGCCAAGCCCACTTGAAGTGGAGATCTTTAATTACCAGCAAGATCTTGATCAATATGTCAGTTACAACGAAAATAAACTAAATGATAAGTAA
- a CDS encoding purine-nucleoside phosphorylase, which translates to MNHQEVKEASSVIQEKLQATPAIGLILGSGLGVLADKIENPTVIPYHEVPHFPESTVSGHKGQLVAGVLEGKQVIAMQGRFHFYEGYSMKQVTFPVRVMKELGITSLIVTNAAGGINETFNPGDLMLISDHINNMGTNPLIGPNNDAFGVRFPDMSQVYDKEYLAHAKSCANELGITVQEGVYVGNTGPTYETPAEIKMLRTMGGDAVGMSTVPEVIVAGHAGLRVLGISCISNMAAGILDQPLTHDEVIETTDKVRENFLQFVKKIIQTLP; encoded by the coding sequence ATGAATCATCAAGAAGTAAAAGAAGCGAGTTCAGTTATTCAGGAAAAACTCCAAGCTACACCAGCAATAGGGTTGATTTTAGGGTCTGGGTTGGGTGTATTAGCAGACAAAATTGAAAACCCTACCGTCATTCCATATCATGAGGTACCACATTTTCCAGAATCAACTGTATCCGGTCACAAAGGACAACTAGTTGCAGGAGTGTTAGAAGGAAAACAAGTTATTGCCATGCAAGGCCGCTTTCATTTTTATGAAGGATATTCAATGAAGCAAGTTACCTTTCCTGTACGAGTTATGAAGGAACTTGGAATCACATCACTAATTGTGACTAACGCTGCTGGCGGCATAAATGAAACCTTTAATCCTGGTGATTTAATGCTCATCAGTGATCATATTAATAATATGGGAACCAATCCATTAATCGGGCCAAATAATGATGCGTTTGGTGTGCGTTTCCCTGATATGTCACAAGTGTATGACAAGGAATATTTAGCACATGCAAAATCATGTGCAAACGAATTAGGAATCACGGTACAAGAAGGCGTGTACGTGGGAAATACAGGTCCGACATACGAAACACCTGCAGAAATTAAAATGCTCAGGACAATGGGCGGAGATGCTGTCGGTATGTCAACAGTTCCCGAAGTAATTGTTGCAGGACATGCAGGTTTGCGCGTATTAGGGATCTCCTGCATTTCCAACATGGCAGCAGGAATCCTTGATCAACCATTAACCCATGATGAAGTAATCGAAACAACAGATAAGGTCAGAGAAAACTTCTTGCAATTCGTGAAAAAAATTATTCAAACACTACCATAA
- the sigF gene encoding RNA polymerase sporulation sigma factor SigF → MDVNVKHLNRKDPLTDEQVKEYIYKSQQGDKDARDLLVEKNIRLVWSVVQRFINRGYDPDDLFQIGSIGLIKSIDKFDLSYDVRFSTYAVPMIIGEIQRFIRDDGSIKVSRSLKEVGNKIRKKKDELTKKLGRSPTIHEIAEALDIPAEDVVHAEEAAKSPHSIHETVFENDGDPITLLDQIADQDTKWFDKISLQEAIRGLNERERLIVYLRYYKDKTQSEVADRLGISQVQVSRLEKKILHDMKAQMG, encoded by the coding sequence ATGGATGTAAATGTAAAGCATTTGAATCGTAAAGATCCTTTAACCGATGAGCAAGTAAAGGAGTATATTTATAAAAGTCAACAAGGCGATAAAGATGCTAGAGATTTACTCGTAGAAAAAAATATACGACTTGTCTGGTCTGTGGTGCAGCGTTTTATCAATCGTGGCTATGACCCAGACGATTTGTTTCAGATTGGTAGTATCGGTTTAATTAAATCCATTGACAAATTTGATCTTTCGTATGACGTTCGTTTTTCGACGTATGCCGTTCCCATGATTATTGGAGAGATTCAACGATTCATTCGTGATGATGGAAGCATTAAAGTAAGCCGTTCCTTAAAAGAAGTAGGGAATAAAATCCGTAAGAAAAAAGATGAATTAACCAAAAAACTTGGAAGGTCACCAACCATTCATGAAATAGCAGAAGCCTTGGATATACCTGCAGAAGATGTTGTCCATGCGGAAGAGGCTGCAAAATCGCCACATTCCATTCATGAAACCGTATTTGAAAATGATGGCGATCCAATTACATTATTAGACCAAATAGCTGACCAGGACACGAAATGGTTTGACAAAATATCACTGCAAGAAGCGATTCGGGGGTTGAATGAGCGTGAACGGTTAATTGTTTACTTGCGGTACTACAAAGATAAAACCCAATCGGAAGTAGCAGACAGGCTAGGAATATCGCAAGTGCAAGTATCACGATTAGAGAAAAAAATATTACACGACATGAAAGCGCAAATGGGTTAG
- a CDS encoding YqzK family protein, whose product MVWDTLKIFVIFVACTCLFYFGLRIMHTEYEQIHRYDSPEGPSVKVFNQEPDFIDRLNIFFQLGE is encoded by the coding sequence ATGGTATGGGATACACTAAAGATTTTTGTCATTTTTGTAGCATGTACATGTTTGTTTTATTTTGGATTGCGGATTATGCACACCGAATATGAACAAATTCATCGCTACGATTCACCTGAAGGACCATCAGTAAAGGTTTTTAACCAAGAACCGGATTTTATTGATCGATTGAACATATTTTTTCAATTGGGAGAGTAG
- the xerD gene encoding site-specific tyrosine recombinase XerD has product MLASTLEDFFHYLQIERGLSNNTLKSYKRDLNQYQQYMEKVIQKTSWESVVRSDIIGFLYMLKDDGKSAATLARAISSIRLFHRFLISEQIVTHDASLHIETPKQERKLPDILSPKDVEALLTIEGNSPLKIRNKAMLELLYATGLRVTELITLKVSDLHLTMGFVRCLGKGSKERIVPLGNIAERAVENYLQYARGGLVKRSGADTLFVNQHGRPLTRQGFWKILKGAAKDAGIKKAITPHTLRHSFATHLLENGADLRSVQEMLGHADISTTQIYTHVTKARLKDVYKTYHPRA; this is encoded by the coding sequence ATGTTAGCGTCTACATTAGAAGATTTTTTTCATTATTTACAAATCGAGCGCGGGTTGTCTAATAACACATTAAAATCATACAAACGTGACTTAAACCAGTATCAGCAATACATGGAAAAGGTTATCCAGAAAACATCGTGGGAATCTGTTGTACGAAGTGATATTATAGGCTTTTTGTATATGTTAAAAGATGATGGGAAATCAGCAGCAACGTTAGCTCGTGCAATATCATCGATTCGTTTATTTCACCGGTTTTTAATTAGTGAGCAAATCGTAACACATGATGCCAGTTTACATATAGAGACACCGAAACAGGAAAGAAAACTGCCGGATATCCTGTCACCAAAAGATGTGGAAGCGTTGCTCACGATTGAAGGGAATTCCCCTTTAAAAATCCGAAATAAGGCAATGTTGGAATTATTGTATGCGACTGGATTACGCGTGACCGAATTAATCACCTTGAAGGTAAGTGATCTACATTTAACGATGGGATTTGTCCGTTGTCTTGGAAAAGGGTCAAAAGAGAGAATTGTCCCACTTGGTAACATTGCTGAGCGTGCAGTGGAAAATTATTTGCAGTATGCCCGCGGCGGCTTGGTGAAGCGTAGTGGGGCGGATACATTATTTGTTAATCAGCATGGTAGACCTTTAACAAGGCAAGGCTTCTGGAAAATTCTCAAAGGCGCTGCTAAGGATGCCGGGATTAAAAAAGCCATTACACCACATACATTGCGACATTCATTTGCAACACATTTGCTGGAAAATGGTGCTGATTTACGCTCTGTCCAGGAAATGCTTGGCCATGCCGATATTTCAACAACACAAATTTATACCCATGTTACAAAAGCTAGATTGAAAGATGTGTATAAAACGTATCATCCACGAGCATAG
- the spoIIAA gene encoding anti-sigma F factor antagonist — protein MGLSTMFDVKEDVLIVRLSGELDHHEAESLRNEWKEMMYKNAVKHVVLNLESVSFMDSSGLGVILGRYKEVLQLGGEMVVCSVSPAVNRLFEMSGLFKIVRLEENEQFALVTLGVAS, from the coding sequence ATGGGTCTTAGTACGATGTTTGATGTGAAAGAAGATGTCTTAATTGTCCGATTGTCGGGTGAATTAGATCACCACGAAGCGGAAAGTCTGCGCAATGAATGGAAGGAAATGATGTATAAAAACGCAGTAAAACATGTTGTACTCAACCTCGAATCCGTATCATTTATGGATAGTTCAGGACTTGGGGTGATATTAGGTCGCTATAAAGAAGTTTTGCAATTGGGTGGTGAAATGGTTGTTTGCTCCGTTTCACCAGCAGTTAACCGTTTATTCGAAATGTCTGGTCTATTTAAAATTGTTCGTTTAGAGGAGAACGAGCAATTTGCTTTAGTAACGTTGGGGGTGGCTTCATGA
- a CDS encoding D-alanyl-D-alanine carboxypeptidase family protein, which produces MKKIVLLVSIVFSLLSVSAITVFGEEKDTDKTDQSVNLAPDAKSAILMERDTGKLLFDKNADEKLPPASMTKIMTLLLIMEQLDKGNLQLDEKVRVSERAASMGGSQIFLEAGEEMTVDDLLKGIAIASGNDASVALAEKIAGSEEAFVQKMNEKVAELNLKNTHFNNTTGLPADDHYSTAHDMAVMAKELLKYEAITNYTSIYEDYLRKGTEDEFWLVNTNKLVKFYPGVDGLKTGYTNEAKYCLTATAEKQDMRVIAVVMGAKTTKERNETVSQMLDYAFSQFGTTKLFEKGQTITTLDLLKAENKKLNVVASESISTLHKKDEEPKNITTSVKLKNSLDLPLSKGDQVGTLTVKDGDKVLSKTPLTINKNVQPASFLTLFKRSINEMVKYR; this is translated from the coding sequence ATGAAAAAAATTGTTTTACTAGTTAGTATCGTTTTTTCTCTATTATCGGTCTCAGCCATTACTGTGTTTGGTGAGGAGAAGGATACGGATAAAACCGATCAGTCGGTAAACCTTGCACCTGATGCGAAATCGGCAATTTTAATGGAACGCGATACAGGTAAACTATTATTTGATAAGAATGCAGACGAAAAACTTCCGCCCGCAAGTATGACGAAAATCATGACCCTCTTGTTAATTATGGAACAACTCGATAAAGGAAATTTGCAATTGGATGAGAAAGTTAGAGTAAGTGAACGAGCAGCATCCATGGGGGGATCGCAAATATTTCTGGAAGCCGGGGAAGAAATGACGGTCGATGATCTGTTAAAAGGGATTGCTATTGCATCCGGAAATGATGCAAGTGTGGCCCTGGCTGAAAAAATAGCCGGTAGTGAGGAAGCATTTGTGCAGAAAATGAATGAGAAGGTAGCAGAATTAAATTTAAAAAACACCCATTTCAATAATACAACAGGACTACCCGCAGACGATCATTATAGTACAGCCCATGATATGGCAGTTATGGCGAAGGAACTATTAAAATACGAAGCAATAACGAATTATACATCAATCTATGAGGACTATTTACGAAAAGGAACCGAGGATGAATTTTGGTTAGTGAATACGAATAAACTCGTGAAATTTTATCCTGGTGTGGATGGTCTGAAAACCGGTTATACGAATGAAGCAAAGTATTGTTTAACGGCAACTGCAGAAAAACAGGATATGCGTGTAATTGCTGTTGTAATGGGAGCAAAGACAACAAAAGAGCGCAATGAGACTGTAAGCCAAATGCTAGATTATGCCTTTAGTCAATTTGGTACAACAAAACTATTTGAAAAGGGGCAAACGATCACAACGCTTGATTTATTAAAAGCTGAGAATAAAAAATTAAACGTTGTTGCATCCGAATCAATCAGCACACTTCATAAAAAAGATGAAGAACCAAAAAATATTACAACATCTGTCAAATTGAAGAATAGCTTAGATCTACCACTTAGCAAAGGGGATCAAGTAGGGACATTAACTGTTAAAGATGGAGATAAGGTTTTATCGAAAACGCCACTCACTATCAATAAAAATGTTCAACCAGCGTCATTTTTAACCTTATTCAAACGTTCCATCAATGAAATGGTAAAATACCGCTAA
- the spoIIAB gene encoding anti-sigma F factor, whose protein sequence is MNNEMVVEFASVSENESFARVTVAAFVSQIDPTMDELTEIKTVVSEAVTNAIIHGYNNESNQKVSISCVLRDDELELTIKDNGIGIGDVEEARQPLFTSKPELERSGMGFTIIENFMDTVNVISVAGEGTTVQMTKQLTKNKTVCN, encoded by the coding sequence ATGAATAATGAAATGGTTGTGGAATTTGCCAGTGTTAGTGAAAATGAATCGTTTGCACGTGTAACGGTAGCAGCATTTGTTTCACAGATTGATCCAACAATGGACGAACTGACCGAAATTAAAACCGTTGTATCAGAAGCGGTGACAAATGCAATTATTCATGGATACAACAATGAGTCGAATCAAAAAGTTTCTATATCGTGTGTGTTACGCGATGATGAACTGGAATTAACGATTAAAGATAATGGGATTGGAATTGGAGATGTGGAAGAGGCAAGACAGCCGTTATTCACATCAAAACCGGAATTAGAAAGATCGGGAATGGGATTTACGATCATTGAAAATTTCATGGATACAGTAAACGTCATCTCCGTGGCTGGAGAGGGAACAACGGTACAAATGACAAAACAATTAACGAAAAATAAGACGGTTTGTAACTAG
- a CDS encoding pyrimidine-nucleoside phosphorylase: protein MRMYDLIEKKRDGHELTNEEIQFFINGYTNGDIPDYQVSALLMAVYFQDMTEEERAVLTTAMVDSGDKIDLSAISGIKVDKHSTGGVGDTTTLILAPLVASLGVPVAKMSGRGLGHTGGTIDKLEAVPGFHVEITSDEFIDLVNKNKVAVVGQSGNLTPADKKLYSLRDVTATVNSIPLIASSIMSKKIASGADAIVLDVKTGAGAFMKSLDDAKSLAQAMVSIGNRVGRNTMAVISDMSQPLGYAIGNALEVKEAIDTLQGKGPEDLTELCLTLGSQMVVLAKKASSLDEAREQLKANMENGKAFEQFKTFLQSQGGDASVADHPELMPKADYMVELPAKEAGTIKNIIADDLGTAAMMLGAGRATKESVIDLAVGIVLHKKVGDQVEAGESLLTIHANQANIEEVKEKLYQSIEVSTDNVSAPSLIYDIVTE from the coding sequence ATGAGAATGTACGATTTAATTGAAAAGAAACGAGACGGGCACGAACTCACAAATGAGGAAATTCAATTTTTTATAAATGGTTATACAAATGGAGATATACCGGACTATCAAGTTAGTGCATTATTAATGGCAGTCTATTTTCAAGATATGACCGAAGAAGAACGTGCTGTGTTAACGACCGCAATGGTTGATTCTGGTGATAAGATTGACTTGTCTGCTATATCCGGAATAAAAGTAGATAAGCACTCCACAGGCGGTGTAGGGGACACTACAACATTAATTCTTGCCCCACTTGTGGCATCGCTTGGTGTACCAGTTGCAAAAATGAGCGGAAGAGGACTAGGCCATACTGGTGGGACGATTGATAAGTTAGAGGCTGTCCCAGGTTTTCACGTTGAAATAACGAGTGATGAATTTATCGATTTGGTAAATAAAAATAAAGTCGCTGTCGTCGGCCAATCTGGAAACTTAACCCCTGCAGACAAAAAACTATACAGCTTACGCGACGTAACAGCAACGGTTAATTCAATCCCATTAATTGCAAGCTCGATTATGAGTAAAAAAATCGCCTCTGGTGCGGACGCTATTGTACTTGACGTAAAAACAGGTGCCGGTGCATTTATGAAAAGCCTTGATGATGCCAAAAGTCTTGCACAAGCAATGGTATCAATTGGAAATCGGGTTGGCAGAAACACAATGGCGGTTATTTCCGACATGAGTCAACCACTTGGCTATGCAATTGGGAATGCGCTTGAAGTAAAAGAAGCAATTGACACACTTCAAGGAAAAGGCCCAGAAGATTTAACAGAACTTTGTCTGACATTAGGTAGTCAAATGGTTGTACTAGCTAAAAAAGCTTCCAGTCTTGATGAGGCTAGAGAACAACTAAAGGCAAACATGGAGAACGGCAAAGCATTTGAACAGTTTAAAACGTTCTTACAATCGCAAGGCGGTGATGCAAGTGTGGCTGATCACCCTGAATTAATGCCAAAAGCTGACTACATGGTTGAATTGCCAGCAAAAGAAGCAGGAACGATCAAGAACATTATCGCTGATGACCTAGGAACAGCCGCCATGATGCTTGGAGCCGGTCGAGCAACAAAAGAATCGGTGATCGACCTTGCTGTGGGAATCGTTCTTCATAAGAAAGTCGGTGACCAGGTTGAAGCTGGCGAATCATTGTTAACTATTCATGCAAATCAAGCTAATATTGAAGAAGTAAAAGAGAAACTATATCAATCGATTGAAGTCTCAACTGACAACGTTTCAGCACCTTCTTTAATCTATGATATCGTAACAGAATAA